A window of Citrus sinensis cultivar Valencia sweet orange chromosome 7, DVS_A1.0, whole genome shotgun sequence contains these coding sequences:
- the LOC102624642 gene encoding IAA-amino acid hydrolase ILR1-like 4, protein MGGAMSFSKWVFVVFVLHLLNPCPVRFSYGSSSSNGLSDIPKKLLNFAKRQELVGWMIGIRRKIHQNPELGYQEFETSQLIRSELDKMGIKYKHPVAVTGVVGFIGTGEPPFVALRADMDSLPLQEMVEWEYKSKIPGKMHACGHDGHVTMLLGAAKILQEHREELKGTVVLVFQPAEEGGGGAHKVLEAGVLEKVNAIFGLHVDPNLPIGEVASRPGPLLAGSGFFEAVIGGKGGHAAIPQHSIDPILAASNVIVSLQHLVSREADPLDSQVVTVAKFQGGGAFNVIPDSVLIGGTFRAFSKESFTQLKQRIEEVIIGQAAVQRCSATVDFLSKEKPFFPPTINNNDLHKYFQTVAGDMLDTQKVKVMAPVMGSEDFSFYQEVMPGYFFFLGMKNETLGKVESTHSPYFTLNEDALPYGAALHASLALRYLLEFGPEISLPEGNYRDEL, encoded by the exons ATGGGTGGAGCCATGAGTTTCTCGAAGTGGGTCTTCGTagtttttgttcttcatttgcTCAATCCATGTCCTGTTAGATTCTCGTATGGCTCTTCAAGCTCAAATGGGTTATCGGATATTCCAAAAAAGTTGCTTAATTTTGCAAAAAGACAAGAGCTTGTTGGCTGGATGATTGGTATCAGGAGAAAAATACATCAGAATCCAGAACTGGGCTATCAGGAATTTGAGACTAGTCAGCTTATTAGATCAGAATTGGATAAAATGGGTATTAAATACAAACACCCGGTAGCAGTAACTGGTGTTGTTGGTTTTATTGGGACTGGTGAGCCTCCTTTTGTTGCATTGAGAGCAGATATGGATTCTCTTCCTCTGcag GAAATGGTTGAGTGGGAGTACAAGAGTAAAATTCCTGGGAAAATGCATGCCTGTGGGCATGATGGCCATGTCACCATGCTTCTAGGTGCAgcaaaaattcttcaagagcACCGTGAGGAGTTAAAG GGTACAGTTGTTCTGGTTTTCCAACCAGCCGAAGAAGGAGGTGGAGGAGCCCACAAAGTGCTCGAAGCAGGAGTCCTGGAAAAAGTTAATGCCATATTTGGGTTACATGTCGACCCTAACTTACCCATAGGTGAAGTAGCTTCAAGACCTGGTCCTCTGTTAGCTGGGAGTGGCTTCTTTGAAGCAGTAATAGGTGGAAAAGGAGGTCATGCGGCCATTCCTCAGCATTCAATAGATCCAATATTGGCAGCTTCTAATGTGATTGTTAGTTTACAACATCTTGTTTCTCGTGAAGCTGATCCACTTGATTCACAG GTCGTGACAGTTGCAAAATTTCAAGGAGGTGGTGCATTCAATGTCATTCCAGATTCAGTATTAATTGGAGGCACTTTCCGGGCCTTTTCAAAGGAAAGCTTCACGCAACTAAAGCAACGTATTGAGGAG GTTATCATTGGGCAAGCTGCAGTACAGAGATGCAGTGCAACTGTTGATTTCCTGTCAAAAGAGAAACCCTTTTTCCCTCCCACCATAAACAATAACGATTTGCACAAGTACTTCCAAACTGTTGCTGGAGATATGCTTGATACTCAAAAAGTTAAGGTTATGGCACCAGTGATGGGATCTGAAGATTTCTCATTTTACCAAGAAGTAATGCCTGGATACTTCTTCTTCCTAGGGATGAAGAATGAGACACTTGGGAAGGTTGAATCTACACACTCCCCCTACTTCACACTCAATGAAGATGCACTTCCTTATGGAGCCGCACTTCATGCATCACTTGCTTTAAGGTATCTTCTTGAGTTTGGACCAGAAATTTCTTTGCCAGAGGGAAACTACCGCGATGAACTGTAA
- the LOC102624357 gene encoding jacalin-related lectin 19 yields the protein MEGGKDHASGQKKSIVIGPWGGNGGTSWDDGIYHGVREITLAYDRCIDSIRVVYDKKGNPVTAEKHGGVGGNRTAEIKLRFPEEFLISVSGHYCPVVYGGSPVIRSLTFKSNKRTFGPFGVEEGTPFTFSMDGGLVVGFKGRSGWYVDAIGFYLSKKQSSKLLQRVQKGLQRLASTTAKSSATKDGGKAH from the exons ATG GAAGGTGGCAAGGATCATGCTAGTGGGCAAAAGAAGAGTATAGTAATTGGACCATGGGGAGGAAATGGAGGAACCAGTTGGGATGATGGCATCTACCATGGGGTGAGAGAGATCACCCTTGCTTATGACCGTTGTATTGACTCGATACGGGTGGTGTACGATAAGAAGGGCAACCCTGTCACAGCAGAAAAACATGGAGGAGTCGGAGGCAATCGGACAGCTGAG ATAAAGCTTCGATTCCCAGAAGAATTCTTGATCAGTGTTAGCGGCCACTACTGTCCTGTCGTCTATGGTGGCAGCCCTGTGATCAGATCCCTAACATTTAAGAGCAACAAAAGAACCTTCGGTCCTTTCGGAGTTGAAGAAGGAACCCCATTTACTTTCTCAATGGATGGAGGACTGGTTGTTGGTTTTAAGGGAAGGAGTGGCTGGTATGTCGATGCAATCGGTTTCTATTTGTCTAAGAAACAATCATCAAAGCTCCTTCAAAGGGTCCAAAAAGGGCTTCAAAGGCTTGCAAGCACAACTGCGAAGTCGTCTGCCACCAAGGATGGTGGAAAAGCCCATTAG
- the LOC102623873 gene encoding ESCRT-related protein CHMP1B has product MGNTEKLLNQIMDLKFTSKSLQRQARKCEKEEKAEKLKVKKAIEKGNMDGARIYAENSIRKRTEQMNYLRLASRLDAVVARLDTQAKMTTINKSMANIVKSLESSLATGNLQKMSETMDSFEKQFVNMEVQAEFMESAMAGSTSLSTPEGEVNSLMQQVADDYGLEVSVGLPQPAAHAVPTKQQEKVDEDDLSRRLAELKARG; this is encoded by the exons ATGGGAAACACGGAGAAGCTGTTGAATCAGATCATGGACTTGAAATTCACCTCAAAATCTCTTCAACGCCAGGCGAGAAAATGCGAGAAGGAAGAGAAAGCCGAGAAATTGAAGGTGAAAAAGGCCATCGAGAAAGGCAACATGGACGGCGCCAGAATCTACGCCGAGAACTCCATCCGCAAGCGCACCGAACAGATGAATTATCTCCGCCTCGCTTCTCGTCTCGACGCCGTCGTGGCTCGTCTCGACACCCAGGCCAAAATGACCACCATTAATAAGTCCATGGCTAACATCGTCAAGTCCCTTGAATCCTCTCTCGCTACCG GTAATTTGCAGAAGATGTCAGAGACTATGGACTCATTTGAGAAGCAGTTTGTGAACATGGAGGTTCAAGCAGAGTTCATGGAGAGTGCTATGGCAGGGTCAACCTCATTATCCACACCAGAAGGGGAGGTCAACAGTTTGATGCAACAGGTTGCTGATGATTATGGACTGGAGGTTTCAGTTGGGCTCCCACAACCGGCTGCACATGCTGTGCCAACCAAGCAACAAGAGAAAGTTGATGAGGACGATTTATCAAGGCGTCTTGCCGAGCTCAAGGCTAGAGGTTAA